A window from Pseudomonadota bacterium encodes these proteins:
- a CDS encoding type II toxin-antitoxin system PemK/MazF family toxin — MVKYVPDQGDVVWVSFDPQVGREIKKKRPALVLSLKKYNKIRGMAIIVPVTSKTKKYPLEIYLKTIKITGFILPDQVKTIDWNERDVQYITSASKNVVQETLEKLNLLFGIELD, encoded by the coding sequence ATGGTAAAATACGTACCTGATCAAGGTGACGTTGTATGGGTAAGCTTTGATCCCCAGGTTGGTCGGGAAATTAAGAAAAAAAGACCCGCATTAGTTCTTTCTCTTAAAAAATACAATAAAATCAGAGGAATGGCGATTATTGTTCCTGTGACAAGCAAGACAAAAAAGTATCCTCTCGAAATATATTTAAAAACCATTAAAATAACTGGGTTTATCTTGCCTGATCAAGTTAAGACCATAGATTGGAATGAACGTGATGTTCAATATATAACTTCTGCATCCAAAAACGTCGTTCAAGAAACACTTGAAAAGCTAAATTTGCTCTTTGGAATTGAATTAGATTAA
- a CDS encoding NifU family protein has protein sequence MFIQTEETPNPLTLKFLPQKTVMEHGTLEFTRLEEASSSPLAERLFNIEGVERILFGKDFISITKKADKEWYILKPSILGTIMEHFVAGRPILQSEKKEITSKASLENEDEISKEIREIIDTRVRPAVAQDGGDIIFDRFEEGIVYVHMQGACSGCPSSTVTLKSGIENMLKHYVPEVIEIRAIEEPFAA, from the coding sequence ATGTTCATTCAAACAGAAGAAACACCAAATCCTTTAACATTGAAGTTCCTTCCACAAAAAACAGTTATGGAGCACGGAACACTTGAGTTCACAAGACTTGAAGAGGCATCAAGTTCTCCTTTAGCGGAGAGACTCTTTAACATTGAGGGTGTTGAACGTATTTTATTTGGAAAAGATTTTATTTCCATTACCAAGAAGGCTGATAAAGAATGGTATATTCTAAAGCCTTCTATTTTAGGAACCATTATGGAACACTTTGTCGCTGGAAGGCCCATACTTCAAAGTGAGAAAAAGGAAATAACATCAAAGGCTTCTCTTGAGAATGAAGATGAGATTTCAAAGGAAATTCGTGAAATTATCGATACACGCGTCCGTCCTGCTGTTGCACAAGATGGAGGAGATATTATTTTTGATCGTTTTGAAGAGGGAATTGTTTATGTTCATATGCAAGGAGCCTGTTCAGGATGTCCAAGTTCAACAGTTACACTTAAATCCGGCATTGAGAATATGCTGAAACATTATGTTCCTGAAGTGATTGAGATCCGGGCAATTGAAGAGCCTTTTGCGGCATGA
- a CDS encoding glucosaminidase domain-containing protein, whose amino-acid sequence MNKGIRWCYYAVLSLSLIGLYAASFYGLTPSHFWNKVLTPCQKTASNVFSEKMGSKYSYRSGPYQLSPNLYVHSANELAETFESHAFSLESARLDHGTVPKLYLARLPSDFKKQPRKNRQMTFLQTVLPIIVAVNQGILEMRTQLEGLHTKQKTGIQLTSEEHLFLSKLYDDYNVKERTLEKLLQKVDIIPISLTLAQGILESGWGTSSLAQKANSLFGHTNSNNTMKRFPTLVNTVEYHVHNLNKHFAYKKFRQKRAELREKGHLDAHSLAEGLKPYSERGMAYVRDIRKIMKQYHLYEFDHHVSLDIKNQQIEKEA is encoded by the coding sequence ATGAATAAAGGTATTCGATGGTGTTATTATGCAGTACTGAGTCTTTCTCTTATAGGGCTTTATGCGGCCTCTTTTTATGGCCTTACGCCTTCTCATTTTTGGAATAAGGTTTTAACGCCTTGCCAAAAAACGGCCTCAAACGTATTTTCAGAAAAAATGGGGTCAAAGTATTCTTATCGCTCGGGCCCTTATCAACTTTCACCAAATCTTTATGTCCATTCTGCAAATGAACTTGCTGAGACATTTGAATCCCATGCATTTTCACTTGAATCGGCTCGTTTAGATCACGGTACTGTTCCAAAACTTTACCTTGCACGTCTTCCAAGTGATTTTAAGAAACAACCCCGTAAAAATAGACAGATGACCTTTCTTCAAACAGTTTTACCAATTATTGTTGCTGTGAATCAGGGCATTTTAGAAATGCGGACACAGCTTGAAGGTCTTCATACAAAACAGAAAACAGGAATTCAACTGACTTCTGAAGAGCATCTCTTTCTCTCAAAGCTTTATGATGATTATAATGTTAAGGAAAGAACACTCGAGAAACTTTTGCAAAAAGTCGATATTATCCCTATTTCCTTAACGCTTGCACAGGGCATCCTTGAAAGTGGATGGGGAACATCTTCCCTTGCTCAAAAGGCAAATTCCTTATTTGGGCATACAAATAGTAATAATACAATGAAGCGCTTTCCAACATTGGTGAATACAGTTGAGTATCATGTTCATAATTTAAACAAACATTTTGCATACAAAAAGTTTCGTCAAAAACGTGCAGAGCTTCGAGAAAAAGGACATTTGGATGCGCACTCTTTAGCGGAAGGTTTAAAGCCTTATTCCGAGCGCGGTATGGCCTATGTACGTGATATTCGCAAAATTATGAAACAATATCATCTTTACGAATTTGATCATCATGTATCGCTTGATATAAAAAATCAACAGATCGAAAAAGAAGCTTAA
- the ddpX gene encoding D-alanyl-D-alanine dipeptidase, which produces MLVEIKKNSPGIILEIAYATSGPLNFTKKPVYKKSLCFLHEKAAEKIHAIARRAQDLGFSLKIFDAFRPTEAQWKLWEFCPDPTFVADPKRGSAHSRGIAVDLTLVDAHTHKELDMGTPFDDFTELSFHRNTQISPLAQKNRLLLLGLMTEGGFDFYEKEWWHYQLFDAQSYPLLSDQEAPQSMMS; this is translated from the coding sequence ATGCTTGTCGAGATTAAAAAAAATTCTCCGGGGATTATTCTTGAAATTGCTTATGCAACCTCAGGACCTTTAAACTTTACAAAAAAACCTGTATATAAAAAATCTCTCTGTTTTCTTCATGAGAAAGCCGCTGAAAAGATTCATGCCATTGCCAGGCGTGCCCAAGATCTCGGATTTTCTCTTAAAATTTTTGATGCTTTTAGGCCCACCGAAGCTCAATGGAAATTGTGGGAATTTTGTCCTGACCCTACCTTTGTTGCAGATCCCAAAAGAGGATCCGCTCATTCACGCGGCATTGCTGTTGATTTAACTCTTGTTGATGCGCATACACACAAAGAGCTCGATATGGGAACGCCTTTTGACGATTTTACAGAGCTTTCTTTTCATAGGAACACACAAATCTCTCCCCTTGCTCAAAAAAATCGGCTTCTTTTGTTAGGTCTTATGACCGAGGGAGGATTTGATTTTTATGAAAAAGAATGGTGGCACTATCAACTCTTCGATGCTCAAAGCTACCCTCTCTTATCCGATCAAGAAGCACCACAATCCATGATGTCTTGA
- the tsaB gene encoding tRNA (adenosine(37)-N6)-threonylcarbamoyltransferase complex dimerization subunit type 1 TsaB, translating to MVILAYSTISDMLSIALFNQREKKPFVVFQESVFREHATVLIPRIQDFLRKENLTFEDIGAIAVCSGPGSFTGARIGCAAALGFSAFKEIPLLGINTFQMYAKYLFEKDGVQHRPCLILLKSGHDELCVASLDVNLLPVPGLFEKPQCLEKESFLNLIKKDKTPYIIAGDAFFTQEEIKGIPLKYNCILDQDIILAEWVGKAAITLMDQNIYPPMTPLYVKPAYVKIPQ from the coding sequence ATGGTTATACTTGCTTATAGTACCATATCTGACATGCTTTCAATAGCTCTTTTTAACCAAAGAGAAAAGAAGCCTTTTGTTGTTTTTCAAGAAAGTGTTTTTAGAGAACATGCAACTGTTTTGATTCCTAGGATTCAAGACTTTTTAAGGAAAGAAAATCTAACATTTGAAGATATAGGAGCTATTGCTGTTTGCTCAGGACCTGGATCCTTTACAGGAGCACGGATCGGTTGCGCGGCTGCACTTGGATTTTCAGCTTTTAAAGAAATTCCACTTTTGGGGATTAATACATTTCAGATGTATGCAAAATATCTTTTTGAAAAGGATGGAGTTCAACATCGTCCTTGTTTAATTCTCTTAAAAAGTGGACATGATGAATTGTGTGTTGCGTCTTTAGATGTAAATTTATTGCCTGTGCCAGGACTTTTTGAAAAACCACAATGTCTTGAAAAAGAAAGTTTTCTCAATCTTATAAAAAAGGATAAAACGCCTTATATCATTGCAGGAGATGCCTTTTTTACCCAAGAAGAAATAAAAGGAATACCTTTAAAATATAACTGTATTTTAGACCAAGACATCATTTTAGCTGAATGGGTCGGGAAAGCAGCAATAACCCTTATGGATCAAAATATTTACCCGCCAATGACCCCTCTTTATGTAAAACCAGCTTATGTCAAAATTCCACAATGA
- a CDS encoding GNAT family N-acetyltransferase, producing MTILPMIQIKKAQKKDIPDIALLWKDKLQAFWTKEMIETSFKKEGVYTVIAVCAHYPEASQKNVGFLMASLEGDAELYALVINKAYQRQGIGELLLKNLIDFLKNKKIFSLFLEVAEDNEKARTFYEKQGFKKIGERLSYYSKKMGGKDLRVKALVLRKNF from the coding sequence ATGACCATTCTTCCTATGATTCAAATTAAGAAAGCTCAAAAAAAAGATATTCCTGATATTGCTCTCTTATGGAAAGATAAACTCCAAGCTTTTTGGACAAAAGAAATGATAGAAACTTCTTTTAAGAAGGAAGGCGTTTATACAGTGATTGCTGTTTGTGCGCATTATCCTGAAGCGTCCCAAAAGAATGTTGGGTTTTTAATGGCTTCCTTAGAAGGAGATGCAGAGCTTTATGCGCTTGTTATAAATAAAGCATATCAAAGACAAGGCATCGGGGAACTCCTTTTAAAAAATCTAATTGATTTTTTAAAAAATAAAAAGATTTTTTCTCTTTTTTTAGAAGTTGCAGAAGATAATGAAAAAGCCCGGACTTTTTATGAAAAACAAGGTTTTAAAAAAATAGGAGAGCGGCTTTCTTATTATTCGAAAAAAATGGGGGGCAAAGACTTGAGGGTCAAAGCCCTTGTTTTAAGAAAAAATTTTTGA
- a CDS encoding AAA family ATPase, with protein sequence MKLPIGESDFRTIITGKYNFVDKTLFIKEVIEEAAKVILITRPCRFGKTLNLSMLQYFFASEVRGISTKGLFEGLKISQEAVYGDYQGQVPVISLSFKDVKVDSFERAYKEIYSLVVNLYEKFYYLQTSNFLLESQKAFYRRILTGEADETDLSRSLKELTEYLFAHHKTSPIVLIDEYDTPIHAGYLNGFYDKIFSFFRNFLSAGLKDNPCLYKAVLTGILRVSRESLFSGLNHLKVYSVLSCKYSPYFGFTEGEVEDLLKQAHMEEKVSGVKDWYNGYHMADVTVYNPWSIINFIQEDGVLQPYWVNTSDNELIKSLLTGASFSFKDDFEALLQGKSIEEFIDENVVFSDLKRNDPSTI encoded by the coding sequence ATGAAACTTCCGATTGGAGAAAGTGACTTTAGAACAATCATTACTGGAAAGTATAACTTTGTTGATAAAACGCTTTTCATTAAAGAGGTTATTGAAGAAGCTGCTAAAGTTATTCTAATCACGCGTCCATGTCGATTTGGAAAGACCCTTAACCTCTCGATGCTTCAGTATTTTTTTGCTTCAGAGGTGAGGGGTATTTCCACAAAAGGACTTTTTGAAGGACTCAAGATCTCTCAAGAAGCTGTCTATGGAGACTATCAAGGCCAAGTGCCTGTGATTTCACTTTCTTTTAAGGATGTGAAAGTAGATAGTTTTGAAAGAGCTTATAAGGAGATCTACTCGCTCGTTGTCAATTTATACGAGAAATTTTATTATCTTCAGACGAGCAATTTTCTTTTAGAAAGTCAAAAAGCTTTTTATCGCCGGATCTTAACAGGGGAAGCAGACGAGACGGATCTTTCAAGGTCTCTTAAAGAACTGACAGAATACCTTTTTGCGCATCATAAAACATCCCCTATTGTCCTCATTGATGAATATGACACACCCATCCATGCTGGATACCTTAACGGGTTTTATGACAAAATTTTCTCTTTCTTTCGGAATTTTCTAAGCGCAGGCCTTAAAGACAATCCGTGTCTTTATAAAGCTGTTCTCACCGGAATTTTGCGCGTTTCGAGGGAGAGTTTGTTCTCAGGTCTTAACCATCTCAAAGTTTATTCTGTTTTGAGCTGCAAATACAGCCCTTATTTTGGGTTTACAGAAGGTGAAGTTGAGGATCTTCTCAAGCAAGCGCACATGGAAGAAAAAGTAAGCGGCGTTAAGGATTGGTATAACGGATATCACATGGCTGATGTTACCGTTTACAATCCTTGGTCAATTATTAACTTTATTCAAGAAGACGGGGTTCTTCAACCTTATTGGGTGAATACTTCGGATAATGAGCTGATTAAATCTCTCCTGACAGGTGCAAGTTTTTCCTTTAAAGATGATTTTGAAGCCCTTCTTCAAGGAAAAAGTATAGAAGAATTTATTGATGAGAATGTGGTGTTTTCTGATTTAAAAAGAAATGATCCAAGCACGATTTGA
- a CDS encoding PD-(D/E)XK nuclease domain-containing protein, with translation MTGYLTAWKHEHTPRGSQCKLSIPNKEISFLLQRIIEGWFVQDYGLKWYEQFLNSLLQGEMEKFSLELKELIDHTVSVHDTGRSPEAFYHGLMIGLTASLHGSSLYEIRSNRESGKGRYDYAIIAREPQTLSILMEFKQIKEAGKTLSDSKLEDLLKQTAEEALTQITQKDYYKEIKQRGLTRLLKIGLAFSGKKFCLLHEVSEVF, from the coding sequence ATGACGGGATATTTAACTGCATGGAAGCATGAGCATACACCCCGTGGGTCACAGTGTAAGCTTTCTATCCCAAATAAGGAAATCAGCTTTTTACTACAACGAATTATTGAAGGGTGGTTTGTCCAAGATTATGGCCTTAAGTGGTATGAGCAGTTCTTAAATTCTCTTTTGCAAGGAGAGATGGAGAAGTTCTCTCTTGAATTAAAGGAACTTATTGACCATACGGTGAGTGTCCATGATACAGGAAGAAGTCCTGAAGCTTTTTATCATGGTCTTATGATTGGTCTCACGGCAAGTCTTCATGGCTCTTCCCTTTATGAAATCCGTTCCAACCGCGAAAGTGGAAAAGGCCGTTATGATTATGCAATTATAGCAAGAGAACCTCAAACGCTGAGCATTCTTATGGAGTTTAAGCAGATTAAAGAAGCAGGAAAAACGCTTTCGGATTCAAAGCTCGAAGATCTTCTTAAACAAACAGCGGAAGAAGCGCTTACCCAAATAACGCAAAAAGATTATTATAAAGAAATTAAACAACGGGGACTTACGCGTCTTTTAAAAATTGGTCTTGCGTTTTCTGGAAAGAAGTTTTGTCTTTTACATGAGGTTTCTGAAGTCTTCTGA
- the trpS gene encoding tryptophan--tRNA ligase: MKKVILTGDRPTGKLHLGHYVGSLLNRLLLQDTYTQFVMIADVQALTDNFEHPQKIIEHVYEVARDYLSIGLDPQKTTFFIQSQIPEITELTLYYLNLVTLGRLERNPTVKSEIQQKKYEDSIPAGFFCYPVNQAADITIFKADLVPVGQDQVPMVEQTNEIVRKFNRIYKTTCLKEAKVLLSQTSRLVGIDGKSKASKSLGNTIFLSDTPEAIKQKVFAMYTDPMHLRLSDPGQVEGNVVFTYLDAFYKDKEELEALKAHYQRGGLGDTTLKNLLNDTLQNLLTPFREKRESFKTKDLQEILFSGTKKARAVAQATMREVREAIGLNYF; encoded by the coding sequence ATGAAAAAGGTAATATTAACAGGAGATCGGCCCACTGGAAAACTCCATTTAGGTCACTATGTTGGCTCTCTTCTCAATCGGCTTCTTCTTCAAGACACGTATACTCAATTTGTTATGATTGCCGATGTCCAAGCTCTTACAGACAATTTTGAACATCCACAAAAAATTATTGAACATGTGTATGAAGTTGCCAGGGATTATCTCTCCATCGGACTTGACCCTCAAAAAACAACCTTTTTTATTCAATCCCAGATCCCAGAAATTACAGAACTTACACTTTACTATTTAAACCTTGTAACGCTGGGTAGGCTTGAACGCAATCCAACCGTCAAATCTGAAATTCAACAAAAAAAATATGAAGATTCAATTCCTGCGGGATTTTTTTGTTATCCTGTTAATCAAGCTGCGGATATCACCATTTTTAAAGCTGACCTCGTTCCTGTTGGACAAGACCAAGTTCCCATGGTTGAACAAACCAATGAAATTGTTCGAAAATTCAATCGTATTTACAAGACCACTTGTTTAAAAGAAGCAAAGGTTCTTTTAAGTCAAACTTCAAGACTGGTTGGAATTGATGGAAAATCTAAAGCCAGTAAATCTTTGGGCAATACCATTTTTTTGTCAGATACACCCGAGGCAATTAAACAAAAAGTCTTTGCCATGTATACAGATCCAATGCATCTTCGACTCAGTGATCCCGGCCAAGTAGAAGGAAATGTCGTTTTTACCTATCTTGATGCCTTTTATAAAGATAAAGAAGAACTTGAAGCACTTAAAGCACATTACCAACGGGGAGGGCTTGGGGATACAACCCTTAAAAACCTTTTAAATGACACACTTCAAAATCTTCTCACACCTTTTCGTGAAAAAAGAGAATCTTTTAAAACAAAAGATCTTCAAGAAATCTTATTTTCTGGAACGAAGAAGGCACGCGCGGTGGCTCAAGCGACCATGCGTGAGGTAAGAGAAGCCATCGGACTTAATTATTTTTAA
- a CDS encoding efflux RND transporter permease subunit, with the protein MGQNSQKTSKTPLVKGYFTDIFIQKPTYAIVLSLLIFILGLKALDYLPVRQYPFTENAVITITTSYAGAEPEIVAGFITTILEKAIAQANGIDYMTSTSTQGQSLIKAALRLNYDPSRALTEIITKVNSVLNLLPQDAQAPTLSISIGDNLDSLYLSFSSDLLKNNQITDYLSRVVVPKLQSVINVQVAEIIGSKELALRVWLDPQKMVSFGITPEDVSMALAQNDFISAVGRTDGNMITVGLGANTGLTSVEGFQDLVLKSKDNVVIRLKDVANVVLGAEDYDTEVSFNGKKAVFIGVKVAPSANVLTVINDVKEKLPQIFKELPEGLKGDIMYDKTEFIKSSISEVERALAEAMIIVIGVIFLFLGTFRSVMIPLLAIPLSLIGTFFIMLLLGFTINLLTLLALVLAIGLVVDDAIIVVENVHRHMEKGMSIVEASLLGAQELAHPIIAITVVLIAVYVPIAFLEGLTGALFMEFAFTLVAAVFVSAVIALTLSPLMCSQLLKRHQKSVLSSFIDRQFNQMQQKYAHLLKNALQYLPVTLIFCGIIVASNFNLYITSKKELAPQEDQGYLKVFLRTAPNANLMQTKLYAKKVYDILSTIPEKDCSFQISGIDGLNTTYWSVGFINWKERKRTATDIQNTLQKSLSKIAGGEVSVYQPPSLPGFGGYPLQFIIKTTDSFEKLNEVSEKFLEKAKETGKFAFLQTDLKIDTEKVFLKIDRDKAAVLGLAMKDIGNILAPALSNSYINYFAFMDRSYQVIPQLSRENRLNPKDLEMIYLKTPTQSLIPLSTVVSLESYVVPQCLNHFQQLNAASFTGAPMPGVTIGEALETLKEISEEMLPSGFEIDYAGPSRQYIQESSSLVITFFFALIIIYLSLAFLFESFRDPLVVLISVPLSVCGAMIFINLGVGGASLNIYTEVGLVTLIGLISKHGILIVQFANDLQREGFSKKESILSASEIRLRPILMTTFAMVLGVFPLLFAHGAGAESRFQIGLVIASGISIGTFFTLFIVPAMYIVLGADLSKIKKKPFFKK; encoded by the coding sequence ATGGGTCAAAACTCCCAAAAAACGTCGAAAACACCACTGGTAAAAGGATATTTTACAGATATCTTTATTCAAAAACCGACTTATGCAATTGTTTTAAGTCTTTTAATCTTTATTTTAGGGTTGAAAGCGCTCGATTACTTACCTGTTCGGCAATATCCTTTTACGGAAAATGCTGTTATTACGATTACGACCAGTTATGCAGGGGCTGAACCTGAAATCGTTGCAGGGTTTATTACAACAATTCTAGAAAAAGCCATTGCTCAAGCAAATGGTATTGATTATATGACATCAACAAGTACCCAAGGACAAAGCCTTATAAAAGCGGCTTTACGTTTAAATTATGATCCAAGCCGCGCATTGACTGAGATTATAACAAAAGTAAATAGCGTTTTAAATCTTTTACCCCAAGATGCTCAGGCTCCGACTCTTTCTATTTCGATAGGAGATAATTTAGATTCTCTCTATTTAAGCTTTTCTAGTGATCTTCTCAAAAACAATCAAATTACAGATTATTTAAGCCGCGTAGTTGTTCCAAAATTGCAATCTGTAATCAATGTTCAAGTCGCAGAAATTATAGGAAGCAAAGAACTCGCCTTAAGGGTTTGGTTAGATCCTCAGAAGATGGTCAGTTTTGGGATAACGCCAGAAGATGTTTCAATGGCTCTTGCGCAAAATGACTTTATTTCAGCTGTCGGTCGAACAGATGGAAATATGATAACCGTTGGGCTTGGCGCAAATACGGGCCTTACTTCAGTTGAAGGATTTCAAGATCTTGTTTTAAAATCTAAAGATAATGTGGTTATCCGGCTTAAAGACGTGGCGAATGTTGTTTTAGGAGCTGAAGATTATGACACCGAAGTTTCTTTTAATGGAAAGAAAGCTGTTTTTATTGGGGTTAAAGTTGCTCCAAGTGCCAATGTTTTAACCGTTATTAATGACGTTAAAGAAAAATTACCCCAGATTTTTAAAGAGCTGCCTGAAGGCTTAAAAGGGGATATTATGTATGATAAAACAGAATTTATTAAAAGCTCTATTTCAGAAGTTGAGCGCGCTTTAGCAGAAGCCATGATTATTGTTATTGGTGTTATTTTTTTATTTTTAGGAACTTTCCGCTCCGTCATGATTCCTCTTTTAGCAATTCCTCTTTCACTCATAGGAACATTTTTTATTATGCTTCTCTTAGGGTTTACAATAAATCTTTTAACGCTTTTAGCCTTAGTCTTAGCTATTGGGCTTGTGGTTGATGATGCCATCATCGTTGTTGAAAATGTTCATCGTCATATGGAAAAGGGGATGTCCATTGTTGAGGCTTCTTTGTTGGGAGCACAAGAGCTTGCACATCCCATTATAGCCATCACAGTTGTTTTGATTGCTGTTTATGTTCCGATTGCTTTTTTAGAAGGTCTCACGGGGGCATTATTTATGGAATTCGCTTTTACCCTTGTTGCGGCTGTCTTTGTGTCTGCGGTGATCGCTCTAACATTATCTCCTTTAATGTGTTCTCAGCTTTTAAAGCGCCATCAAAAATCAGTTTTATCCTCTTTTATAGATCGTCAGTTTAATCAGATGCAGCAAAAATATGCACATCTTTTAAAAAATGCCCTGCAATATTTGCCTGTTACACTTATTTTTTGTGGGATTATTGTTGCCAGTAATTTTAATCTTTATATCACCTCTAAAAAAGAATTAGCTCCTCAAGAAGATCAAGGATATCTTAAAGTTTTTTTAAGAACGGCTCCAAATGCTAATTTAATGCAGACAAAACTTTATGCTAAAAAGGTTTATGATATTTTGTCAACCATTCCGGAAAAGGATTGTTCTTTTCAAATAAGCGGTATTGATGGTTTAAATACAACTTATTGGTCTGTCGGTTTTATTAATTGGAAAGAAAGAAAACGTACGGCAACGGATATTCAAAACACCCTCCAAAAATCATTGTCTAAAATTGCTGGTGGAGAGGTATCTGTTTACCAACCTCCCTCTCTTCCCGGATTTGGAGGGTATCCTCTTCAGTTTATTATTAAAACAACCGATTCTTTTGAAAAGCTTAATGAAGTAAGCGAAAAATTTCTAGAAAAAGCAAAAGAAACAGGAAAATTTGCTTTTTTGCAGACTGATTTAAAGATTGATACCGAGAAAGTTTTTCTTAAAATTGATCGGGACAAGGCAGCTGTTTTGGGTCTGGCAATGAAGGATATTGGGAATATTTTAGCGCCTGCTTTGAGCAATAGTTATATCAATTATTTTGCATTTATGGACCGCTCTTATCAAGTTATTCCTCAGCTTTCAAGAGAAAATCGTCTTAATCCAAAAGATCTGGAGATGATTTATCTTAAGACACCAACACAAAGTCTTATTCCGCTTTCAACAGTTGTGTCCTTAGAATCTTATGTGGTTCCTCAATGTTTGAATCATTTTCAACAACTCAATGCTGCATCGTTCACGGGCGCTCCTATGCCAGGTGTGACCATTGGAGAAGCGCTTGAAACTTTAAAAGAGATTTCTGAAGAGATGCTTCCCTCGGGATTTGAGATTGATTATGCAGGTCCTTCTCGTCAATATATCCAAGAAAGTTCTTCTCTGGTTATTACTTTTTTCTTTGCTCTTATTATTATTTATTTATCACTGGCCTTTTTATTTGAAAGTTTTCGAGATCCTTTAGTGGTCTTAATAAGTGTTCCTCTTTCAGTTTGTGGTGCTATGATTTTTATTAATCTTGGTGTTGGGGGGGCAAGTCTTAATATTTATACAGAAGTGGGTCTTGTAACGCTCATAGGCCTTATTAGCAAACATGGGATTCTGATTGTTCAATTTGCAAATGATCTGCAAAGAGAAGGGTTTTCAAAAAAAGAATCAATTCTTTCTGCGTCTGAGATAAGATTACGTCCTATTTTGATGACAACTTTTGCTATGGTTCTTGGCGTTTTTCCTCTTTTGTTTGCGCATGGAGCAGGAGCAGAAAGTCGGTTTCAGATTGGTCTCGTGATTGCTTCTGGAATTTCAATTGGAACTTTTTTTACACTTTTTATTGTTCCCGCCATGTATATTGTTCTTGGTGCTGATTTATCAAAAATTAAAAAAAAGCCTTTTTTTAAAAAATAG
- the lipB gene encoding lipoyl(octanoyl) transferase LipB, producing MLNLFKKTTSSFIPSSQLCWKISPGLVPYEEALFFMEKYVEDIYKKKKPGCIWLLEHPSLYTYGTSSNFQEDLCLLPNDLPFPLYETGRGGRITYHGPGQRIIYCMIDLKTLSPLPDLKAFVNLLETWIIDTLKELKIEAFRQEGLIGIWVKGRDEKILKIAALGIRVRHWISFHGISLNIDPDLSHYNSIVPCGIQNFGVTSLRELGYKGTIKDIDYILKKTCPFKT from the coding sequence ATGCTTAATCTTTTCAAAAAAACAACATCCTCTTTTATTCCCTCTTCTCAACTTTGTTGGAAAATCTCACCTGGCCTTGTTCCTTATGAAGAGGCACTTTTCTTCATGGAAAAATATGTTGAGGACATCTATAAAAAGAAAAAACCTGGTTGTATTTGGCTCCTCGAACATCCTTCTCTTTATACTTATGGAACAAGCTCAAACTTTCAAGAAGATCTATGCTTGCTTCCAAATGACTTACCCTTTCCCCTATATGAAACAGGACGCGGCGGACGTATCACTTATCATGGGCCGGGACAACGCATTATCTATTGTATGATTGATTTAAAAACGCTCTCTCCCCTTCCCGATCTAAAAGCATTTGTAAATCTTCTTGAAACGTGGATTATCGACACGTTAAAAGAACTAAAAATTGAAGCTTTTCGTCAAGAAGGACTTATTGGTATTTGGGTAAAGGGACGGGATGAAAAAATTTTAAAAATCGCAGCTCTTGGCATTCGTGTTCGACATTGGATAAGCTTTCATGGAATTTCCTTAAATATAGATCCTGATTTATCTCACTATAACTCAATCGTTCCCTGTGGCATTCAAAATTTTGGCGTAACCTCTTTAAGAGAACTTGGTTATAAAGGAACCATAAAAGATATTGATTACATTCTTAAAAAAACGTGTCCTTTTAAAACATGA